ATTATATCCAGATGTGAATTCTATGATGGATGGTGATTATAAAATTGCTTATGATTTCTGTGATATTTCTATCGCAGTATCTGGACCAAAAGGATTAATGGTTCCTGTTGTTCGTAATGCTGAGAATTTAACGTTCCGTGGTGTTGAAGCGGATATCAAAAGATTAGCAATTAGAGCACGCGATGGACAAATTACTGTTGATGATATGACTGGTGGAACATTTACTATTACTAATGGTGGTGTATTTGGGTCTATGTTGTCTACACCTATTATCAATCCTCCTCAATCTGGAATTCTTGGAATGCACAACATTATCGAGCGTCCTATTGCAGTAAATGGGAAAGTAGAAATTCACCCAATGATGTATGTAGCACTTTCATATGACCACAGAATTATTGATGGTCGTGAGTCTGTTGGTTTCTTAGTAGCTGTAAAAGAAGCTTTAGAAAACCCAATGGAATTATTGTTAGACAACAATCCTAAAAGAGCTTTTGAACTATAATTTACTAGTTTGAAATTTTAAAAAAAACTGCCTCAATAATTGAGGCAGTTTTTTTTTTAATTATAGTAAATACAAACAATGGTTGTAATAATCTACAATTGCTTTTCCTTTCATCAATACATCGGCGCCAATGATACCATGTACTGGTTTTGATTTATGCTGAATTAATGCTTCATTGACATGAGACAAATCAAAAATCACCAAATTGAATTCAACATCTTTCCAGAAGCCCAATTGTAGCGTATTATTCGAAGCCATCTGTGTTTGCATTCCTGTAGCTCCTGCTCCTGAAGCCAATGTTTTTGAGTCCTCAGCTTCGACTTGAAATAAGGTTACACTTTCAAATCCAATGCAACTATTGGAAGCTCCCGTATCCAAAATAAAATTTCCTTTAACACCATTAATTCTTGCCTTTAATAAAAGATGTTGTGTTTTAGTAATTTTAAATTTAATTTTTTTATATTTTTCCTTTTTTAAGACTTCGTGGAGGTTTTTCATAGTTTGAAACTGATATTCAAAAGTAATCTAAATTACCAAGAATCTAAAAAAACAACAATTCAAAATAGTAACTTTGCATTTTTAAATTAATAAAATGATACTAACGGATACGCATACCCATTTATATTCAGAAGAATTTGATCAAGATCGAGACGAGATGATACAAAGAGCTATTGAAGCTGGTGTTAGTCGTTTTTTTATTCCTGCCATAGATTCTAGTTGTACAAATGCAATGTATGAGTTAGAAAAGAAACATCCCGATCATGTTTTCTTGATGATGGGATTGCATCCTACCTATGTGAAAGAGAATTATCTGGAAGAATTACAACACGTAGAAGAAGAATTAGCCAAAAGGAAGTTTTATGCTATAGGAGAAATTGGAATTGATTTGTTTTGGGATAAAACCCATTTAAAGGAGCAGCAAGACGCTTTTAGTAAACAAATTCAATTGGCTAAAAAATACAGGTTACCCATTGTGATTCACTGCCGAGATGCTTTTGATGAAGTTTTTGAAGTTTTAGAACAAGAAAAAGGAGATGATTTGTTTGGAATTTTTCATTGTTTTACGGGAACGCAA
The Flavobacterium sp. WC2421 genome window above contains:
- a CDS encoding retropepsin-like aspartic protease; translation: MKNLHEVLKKEKYKKIKFKITKTQHLLLKARINGVKGNFILDTGASNSCIGFESVTLFQVEAEDSKTLASGAGATGMQTQMASNNTLQLGFWKDVEFNLVIFDLSHVNEALIQHKSKPVHGIIGADVLMKGKAIVDYYNHCLYLL
- a CDS encoding TatD family hydrolase yields the protein MILTDTHTHLYSEEFDQDRDEMIQRAIEAGVSRFFIPAIDSSCTNAMYELEKKHPDHVFLMMGLHPTYVKENYLEELQHVEEELAKRKFYAIGEIGIDLFWDKTHLKEQQDAFSKQIQLAKKYRLPIVIHCRDAFDEVFEVLEQEKGDDLFGIFHCFTGTQEQALQAISYNMKLGIGGVATFKNGKIDQFLKQIDLKNIVLETDSPYLAPIPYRGKRNESSYLLNVADKLSQIYESPIEVIAAITTENSKAIFGI